A genomic region of Notamacropus eugenii isolate mMacEug1 chromosome 3, mMacEug1.pri_v2, whole genome shotgun sequence contains the following coding sequences:
- the GGA1 gene encoding ADP-ribosylation factor-binding protein GGA1 isoform X2, which translates to MESESLESRINRATNPLNKELDWDSIDAFCEQLNKELEGPPLATRLLAHKIQSPQEWEATQALTVLETCMKTCGKRFHDEVGKFRFLNELIKVVSPKYLGTRTPDKVKDKILELLYSWTLGLPQEVKIAEAYQMLKKQGIVKTDPKLPDDTPFLAPPTRPKNGIFEDEEKSKMLARLLKSSHPEDLRAANKLIKEMVQEDQKRMEKISKRVSAIEEVNNNVKLLTEMVTSYSQGETSVSNDELMKELYQRCERMRPMLFRLASDTEDNDEALAEILQANDNLTQVINLYQQLVKGEEVNGDTASGPLPGSTSALLDLSGLDMPPAGSAGPALPSLTGDLARPEQPTSLSLLDDELMSLGLNDPTPPAAPGLDTGGWNSFQSSDSSELPGAASKTESQPLPPPPPAPSSGLDDLDLLGKALLQQSLPPASQQVRWEKQQPAPRLTLRDLQNKSTSSCPTPSILTLLPSGSCDPPMPSGAPELMQEISLANITVPLESIRPSSILPVTVYDQHGFRILFHFAQDPLPGRPDVLVVVVSMLSTAPKPIRNIVFQSAVPKVMKVKLQPPSGTELPAFNPIVHPTAITQVLLLANPQKEKVRLRYKLTFTMGDQTYNEMGDVDQFPPPESWGSL; encoded by the exons ACAGAGCTACCAACCCGCTCAACAAGGAGCTGGACTGGGACAGCATCGATGCCTTCTGTGAGCAGCTGAACAAGGAGCTGGAAGG gcCACCACTGGCCACCCGGCTGTTAGCCCACAAGATCCAGTCTCCACAGGAATGGGAAGCTACCCAGGCCCTGACG GTACTGGAGACATGCATGAAGACCTGCGGCAAGCGGTTCCATGATGAGGTGGGCAAGTTCCGCTTCCTCAACGAACTCATCAAGGTGGTGTCACCCAAG TACCTGGGCACCCGCACCCCGGACAAGGTGAAAGACAAGATTCTGGAGCTGCTTTACAGCTGGACTCtggggctgcctcaggaggtgaAGATTGCTGAGGCCTACCAGATGCTCAAGAAGCAAG GGATTGTGAAGACCGACCCCAAGCTTCCTGATGACACCCCCTTTTTGGCACCACCCACGCGGCCCAAGAACGGAATCTTTGAAgatgaggagaagtccaag ATGCTGGCCCGGCTACTGAAGAGCTCCCACCCCGAGGACCTCCGAGCAGCCAACAAACTCATCAAAGAGATGGTCCAGGAG GACCAGAAGCGGATGGAAAAGATCTCTAAGCGGGTCAGCGCTATAGAAGAAGTAAACAACAACGTGAAGCTGCTGACCGAGATGGTGACCAGCTACAGCCAGGGGGAGACCTCAGTCAGCAATGATGAGCTCATGAAG GAGCTGTACCAGCGCTGCGAGCGGATGCGGCCCATGCTCTTCCGGCTGGCCAGCGACACAGAGGACAATGACGAGGCCTTGG CGGAGATCCTGCAAGCCAATGACAACCTCACCCAGGTGATCAATCTCTACCAGCAGCTGGTGAAGGGAGAAGAGGTCAATGGGGACACAGCCTCTGGCCCCCTTCCAG GTAGCACCTCCGCTCTCCTGGACCTTTCTGGACTGGACATGCCTCCGGCAGGCTCAGCCGGCCCAGCCCTTCCCAGCCTCACAGGTGACCTGGCCAGGCCAGAACAGCCCACCTCGCTGTCCCTGCTCGACGATGAGCTCATGTCCCTAG GCCTCAATGATCCTACGCCCCCCGCAGCCCCAGGCCTGGACACTGGAGGATGGAATAGCTTCCAg TCGTCGGACAGCTCCGAGCTCCCTGGTGCAGCCTCTAAGACTGAGAGCCAGCCGCTACCCCCGCCGCCTCCAGCACCCTCCAGCGGGCTCGATGACCTTGACCTCCTAGGGAAGGCACTGCTACAGCAGTCCCTGCCCCCAGCATCTCAGCAAGTGCGGTG GGAGAAGCAGCAGCCAGCCCCTCGGCTCACCCTGCGGGACCTCCAGAACAAGAGCACCTCCAGCTGCCCAACACCCAGTATCCTGACGCTGCTTCCCAGCGGCTCCTGCGACCCTCCCATGCCCTCCGGGGCCCCAGAGCTAATGCAGGAGATCTCACTGGCCAACATCACTGTGCCCTTGGAGTCCATCCGACCTA GCAGCATCCTGCCCGTGACTGTCTATGACCAGCATGGCTTCCGCATCCTCTTCCACTTTGCCCAGGACCCTCTGCCTGGCCGGCCGGACGTGCTGGTCGTGGTGGTGTCCATGCTGAGCACGGCCCCAAAACCTATCCGGAACATTGTCTTTCAGTCTGCTGTCCCTAAG GTGATGAAAGTGAAGCTGCAGCCCCCTTCAGGCACTGAGCTGCCTGCCTTCAACCCCATCGTCCACCCCACAGCCATCACTCAAGTCCTGCTGCTTGCCAACCCCCAGAAG gAGAAAGTCCGCCTCCGGTACAAGCTCACCTTCACCATGGGGGACCAGACCTACAATGAGATGGGAGATGTGGACCAGTTCCCCCCACCTGAGTCTTGGGGAAGCCTCTAG
- the GGA1 gene encoding ADP-ribosylation factor-binding protein GGA1 isoform X1, which produces MTPPVLSETLCLSPQMCPQNRATNPLNKELDWDSIDAFCEQLNKELEGPPLATRLLAHKIQSPQEWEATQALTVLETCMKTCGKRFHDEVGKFRFLNELIKVVSPKYLGTRTPDKVKDKILELLYSWTLGLPQEVKIAEAYQMLKKQGIVKTDPKLPDDTPFLAPPTRPKNGIFEDEEKSKMLARLLKSSHPEDLRAANKLIKEMVQEDQKRMEKISKRVSAIEEVNNNVKLLTEMVTSYSQGETSVSNDELMKELYQRCERMRPMLFRLASDTEDNDEALAEILQANDNLTQVINLYQQLVKGEEVNGDTASGPLPGSTSALLDLSGLDMPPAGSAGPALPSLTGDLARPEQPTSLSLLDDELMSLGLNDPTPPAAPGLDTGGWNSFQSSDSSELPGAASKTESQPLPPPPPAPSSGLDDLDLLGKALLQQSLPPASQQVRWEKQQPAPRLTLRDLQNKSTSSCPTPSILTLLPSGSCDPPMPSGAPELMQEISLANITVPLESIRPSSILPVTVYDQHGFRILFHFAQDPLPGRPDVLVVVVSMLSTAPKPIRNIVFQSAVPKVMKVKLQPPSGTELPAFNPIVHPTAITQVLLLANPQKEKVRLRYKLTFTMGDQTYNEMGDVDQFPPPESWGSL; this is translated from the exons ACAGAGCTACCAACCCGCTCAACAAGGAGCTGGACTGGGACAGCATCGATGCCTTCTGTGAGCAGCTGAACAAGGAGCTGGAAGG gcCACCACTGGCCACCCGGCTGTTAGCCCACAAGATCCAGTCTCCACAGGAATGGGAAGCTACCCAGGCCCTGACG GTACTGGAGACATGCATGAAGACCTGCGGCAAGCGGTTCCATGATGAGGTGGGCAAGTTCCGCTTCCTCAACGAACTCATCAAGGTGGTGTCACCCAAG TACCTGGGCACCCGCACCCCGGACAAGGTGAAAGACAAGATTCTGGAGCTGCTTTACAGCTGGACTCtggggctgcctcaggaggtgaAGATTGCTGAGGCCTACCAGATGCTCAAGAAGCAAG GGATTGTGAAGACCGACCCCAAGCTTCCTGATGACACCCCCTTTTTGGCACCACCCACGCGGCCCAAGAACGGAATCTTTGAAgatgaggagaagtccaag ATGCTGGCCCGGCTACTGAAGAGCTCCCACCCCGAGGACCTCCGAGCAGCCAACAAACTCATCAAAGAGATGGTCCAGGAG GACCAGAAGCGGATGGAAAAGATCTCTAAGCGGGTCAGCGCTATAGAAGAAGTAAACAACAACGTGAAGCTGCTGACCGAGATGGTGACCAGCTACAGCCAGGGGGAGACCTCAGTCAGCAATGATGAGCTCATGAAG GAGCTGTACCAGCGCTGCGAGCGGATGCGGCCCATGCTCTTCCGGCTGGCCAGCGACACAGAGGACAATGACGAGGCCTTGG CGGAGATCCTGCAAGCCAATGACAACCTCACCCAGGTGATCAATCTCTACCAGCAGCTGGTGAAGGGAGAAGAGGTCAATGGGGACACAGCCTCTGGCCCCCTTCCAG GTAGCACCTCCGCTCTCCTGGACCTTTCTGGACTGGACATGCCTCCGGCAGGCTCAGCCGGCCCAGCCCTTCCCAGCCTCACAGGTGACCTGGCCAGGCCAGAACAGCCCACCTCGCTGTCCCTGCTCGACGATGAGCTCATGTCCCTAG GCCTCAATGATCCTACGCCCCCCGCAGCCCCAGGCCTGGACACTGGAGGATGGAATAGCTTCCAg TCGTCGGACAGCTCCGAGCTCCCTGGTGCAGCCTCTAAGACTGAGAGCCAGCCGCTACCCCCGCCGCCTCCAGCACCCTCCAGCGGGCTCGATGACCTTGACCTCCTAGGGAAGGCACTGCTACAGCAGTCCCTGCCCCCAGCATCTCAGCAAGTGCGGTG GGAGAAGCAGCAGCCAGCCCCTCGGCTCACCCTGCGGGACCTCCAGAACAAGAGCACCTCCAGCTGCCCAACACCCAGTATCCTGACGCTGCTTCCCAGCGGCTCCTGCGACCCTCCCATGCCCTCCGGGGCCCCAGAGCTAATGCAGGAGATCTCACTGGCCAACATCACTGTGCCCTTGGAGTCCATCCGACCTA GCAGCATCCTGCCCGTGACTGTCTATGACCAGCATGGCTTCCGCATCCTCTTCCACTTTGCCCAGGACCCTCTGCCTGGCCGGCCGGACGTGCTGGTCGTGGTGGTGTCCATGCTGAGCACGGCCCCAAAACCTATCCGGAACATTGTCTTTCAGTCTGCTGTCCCTAAG GTGATGAAAGTGAAGCTGCAGCCCCCTTCAGGCACTGAGCTGCCTGCCTTCAACCCCATCGTCCACCCCACAGCCATCACTCAAGTCCTGCTGCTTGCCAACCCCCAGAAG gAGAAAGTCCGCCTCCGGTACAAGCTCACCTTCACCATGGGGGACCAGACCTACAATGAGATGGGAGATGTGGACCAGTTCCCCCCACCTGAGTCTTGGGGAAGCCTCTAG